From Acidobacteriota bacterium, the proteins below share one genomic window:
- a CDS encoding ABC transporter permease: MLRHYLQLSWKVLQRRKFFTFASIFGISFTLAVLMIATAMIDHVFAAHPPETNLDRRLGVYFLEARGPESSRSGHPGWRFLDRHVRDLPGAESTSIFQMQAKVLSFDESRRNELWIKRTDAEFWKVLDFEFIAGNPFGELDVSTANYVAVVNESTAANFFGNAEAAIGETIEVDQQRFRVVGVVRDVPFIRLLPFADIWVPSTTAKSAAYREEEVTGNSMALVLAKDRASLPVMQEEFASRVAAAPPRSSDFTTVTANLDTFFNAVASEFDLSPHILKTIFVVMALLFMGLPAINLINMNLSRIMERASEIGVRKSFGARSRALVGQFIVENVVLTVLGGIVGFGISGIVLAALNRSGIIPYAQLSLNFRIFLAGFLMALIFGIVSGVWPAWRMSRMHPVDALRGADR; encoded by the coding sequence ATGCTCAGACACTACCTGCAGCTCTCCTGGAAAGTCCTTCAACGCCGGAAGTTCTTCACGTTCGCCAGCATCTTCGGAATCAGTTTCACGCTGGCCGTTCTCATGATCGCGACCGCAATGATCGATCATGTCTTTGCAGCGCATCCGCCCGAGACCAATCTCGACCGCCGGCTCGGTGTCTATTTCCTCGAGGCCCGTGGCCCGGAGTCCTCGCGCAGCGGGCATCCCGGCTGGCGATTTCTGGATCGCCATGTGCGCGACCTCCCAGGCGCCGAATCGACCTCGATTTTTCAGATGCAGGCCAAGGTCCTCTCGTTCGACGAGAGTCGCAGAAACGAGCTCTGGATCAAGCGGACCGATGCGGAGTTCTGGAAGGTTCTCGATTTCGAGTTCATCGCCGGCAACCCGTTCGGGGAGCTCGACGTCTCGACCGCGAACTACGTCGCCGTCGTGAACGAGTCCACCGCCGCGAACTTCTTCGGCAACGCTGAGGCGGCGATCGGCGAGACGATCGAAGTCGATCAGCAGCGGTTTCGCGTCGTCGGCGTCGTCCGCGACGTACCCTTCATTCGACTCCTTCCCTTCGCCGACATCTGGGTTCCTTCGACGACTGCCAAGTCGGCCGCTTACCGCGAGGAGGAGGTTACGGGAAACTCGATGGCGCTGGTGCTCGCGAAGGACCGCGCAAGTCTGCCGGTCATGCAGGAGGAGTTCGCCTCCCGCGTCGCGGCGGCGCCACCTCGAAGCTCGGACTTCACCACCGTCACCGCGAACCTCGACACCTTCTTCAATGCGGTGGCCAGTGAATTCGACCTCAGTCCCCACATACTGAAAACGATCTTCGTGGTGATGGCGCTTCTCTTCATGGGTCTTCCGGCAATCAACCTGATCAATATGAATCTCAGCAGGATCATGGAACGAGCCTCCGAGATCGGCGTGAGAAAGTCATTCGGTGCCCGTTCCCGTGCCCTCGTCGGCCAGTTCATCGTTGAAAATGTGGTGCTGACGGTCCTCGGTGGCATCGTCGGCTTCGGCATTTCCGGAATCGTCCTCGCCGCCCTCAACCGCTCCGGCATCATCCCCTACGCCCAGCTATCGCTCAATTTCCGGATCTTTCTCGCCGGTTTCCTCATGGCGCTGATCTTCGGCATCGTTTCCGGAGTCTGGCCGGCCTGGAGGATGTCGCGAATGCATCCGGTCGACGCACTGAGAGGAGCAGACCGATGA
- a CDS encoding sigma-54 dependent transcriptional regulator, with amino-acid sequence MTKSREETTILVVDDDPSITASLSLLLRQQGFGATVAEDPDDAIRQIRSGVIDLVLQDMNFSRSTTGEEGLSLLRRIREVDPVVPVVLITAWGSIGLAVEGMKAGASDFIPKPWSNAALLASLETALSLAASNDPDRPPERIRDRGALDRDHEFSGIVGSDPELLRILAMIGRVAPTDASVLITGESGTGKELVAEAIHLNSRRRRGPFVKVNLGGISSTLFESEMFGHVKGAFTDAKDARKGRFEVADGGTIFLDEIGEIDLNSQVKLLRVLQDRTYEVLGSSRSRTVDVRVISATNRPVAEMVAEGSFREDLLYRLNLITIRLPPLRDRPSDIPILSRHFAAVCSQSYGRSLSISPGAIRWLQRQSWPGNIRQLRQVIERAVLLHETDVLTESELVSAIEIDQPREADGQLPAAGSMTLDEIEREMIDRCLRHYEGNVTKVAEALGLSRAALYRRFEKYGLEP; translated from the coding sequence ATGACGAAGTCTCGCGAAGAAACCACGATTCTGGTCGTCGACGACGATCCGTCGATCACGGCCTCGCTCTCTCTGCTGCTTCGCCAGCAGGGTTTTGGCGCGACCGTGGCCGAGGATCCCGATGACGCCATCAGGCAGATCCGCTCCGGCGTGATCGATCTAGTCCTTCAGGACATGAATTTCTCACGCAGCACCACGGGAGAAGAAGGATTGAGTCTCCTCCGCAGAATCCGGGAAGTCGATCCGGTCGTACCGGTCGTTCTGATCACGGCGTGGGGATCGATCGGGCTCGCCGTCGAAGGTATGAAGGCGGGAGCTTCGGACTTCATCCCGAAACCCTGGTCCAACGCGGCACTCCTCGCGTCGCTCGAAACGGCGCTGTCGCTCGCAGCAAGCAACGATCCGGATCGGCCGCCCGAACGCATTCGCGATCGCGGTGCTCTCGACCGCGACCATGAATTCTCCGGAATCGTCGGCAGCGACCCGGAGCTCCTCCGGATTCTCGCAATGATCGGACGGGTGGCTCCCACCGACGCCTCGGTGCTGATCACGGGAGAAAGCGGTACGGGCAAGGAGCTCGTCGCCGAGGCGATTCATCTGAACAGCCGCCGTCGCAGAGGTCCATTCGTCAAGGTCAATCTCGGTGGGATCTCGTCGACCCTCTTCGAGAGCGAGATGTTCGGTCACGTCAAGGGCGCATTCACCGACGCGAAGGACGCCCGTAAAGGTCGTTTCGAAGTTGCCGACGGCGGCACGATCTTTCTCGACGAGATCGGAGAGATCGATCTCAACTCCCAGGTGAAGCTGCTGAGGGTCCTCCAGGACCGGACGTACGAGGTTCTCGGCTCGAGCCGGAGCCGAACGGTCGACGTCCGCGTGATCTCGGCGACCAATCGACCGGTTGCTGAGATGGTGGCGGAAGGCTCGTTCCGCGAGGACTTGCTCTACCGGCTCAATCTGATCACGATTCGACTTCCTCCCCTGCGCGATCGCCCATCGGACATCCCGATCCTCTCGAGACACTTCGCGGCCGTCTGCAGCCAATCGTACGGTCGCTCGCTGAGCATCTCGCCCGGCGCGATCCGATGGCTCCAGCGGCAGAGCTGGCCCGGCAACATCCGGCAGCTCCGGCAGGTGATCGAGCGAGCGGTTCTCCTGCACGAGACCGACGTCCTCACCGAATCAGAGCTCGTCTCGGCGATCGAGATCGATCAGCCTCGGGAAGCCGACGGACAGTTGCCGGCGGCCGGATCGATGACCCTCGACGAGATCGAGCGGGAAATGATCGATCGTTGCCTTCGACACTACGAGGGGAACGTCACGAAGGTGGCCGAAGCTCTCGGACTCAGCCGGGCCGCACTCTACCGCCGGTTCGAGAAATACGGTCTGGAGCCATGA
- a CDS encoding NADP-dependent malic enzyme, translated as MNDDKPRSRDFSAEALIYHEEPIPGKIEVIPTKPTLSQRDLSLAYTPGVAAPCREIEKDPSAVYRYTNKGNLVAVVTNGTAVLGLGDIGPAAGKPVMEGKAVLFKRFAGIDVFDLELSVTDVDEFVALVRHLEPTFGGINLEDIGAPECFEIERRLQAEMNIPVFHDDQHGTAIISAAALLNALEVAGKKIEDVRIVSTGAGAAGIACIRLYQEFGLKRENVILVDSTGVIYQGREKGMNEYKQEFAAKTDARTLEDAMKGADVFLGLSIGGIVTQDMVRSMADNPIVFALANPDPEITYEEATEARPDVIMATGRSDYPNQVNNVLGFPFIFRGALDCRATAVNEPMKRAAAKALADLAREDVPDSVLRAYSVDRMQFGREYLIPKPFDYRVLLWVSPAVAKAAAESGVAGRPIEDYEQYVRQLERFLGRSRQIMNTVFDRARTGDRKRIVLPEGDDEKIVRAAKILIEEEIASPVLLGRRDIVERHIKDLEIDSSAVEIIDVRDTDKSERYAKRLHQLRRRYGVTLADARKLARSRNYFAMLMLDLGDADGVISGLRAYYPETIRPALQILKTAGGVKRVSGAYLLLFDNRELILADTTVNIDPTAEELAEIARLSAKTARRFGIEPRVGMLSFSNFGSTPHPSQAKVRRAVEILHATDPDLVVDGEMQADTAVVSSIAEADYPWSVIQGDANVLICPDLQSANIAYKLLWRIAGAEAIGPILQGLAKPVHVLQRGVDVSDIVNMAAIAALDAQDW; from the coding sequence ATGAACGACGACAAGCCCCGCAGCCGCGACTTTTCCGCCGAAGCCCTCATCTATCACGAGGAGCCCATCCCCGGAAAAATCGAAGTCATCCCGACCAAGCCGACGCTATCCCAGCGCGATCTCTCGCTGGCCTACACTCCGGGAGTCGCGGCTCCCTGCCGTGAGATCGAGAAAGACCCATCAGCGGTCTATCGATACACGAACAAGGGGAATCTCGTCGCGGTCGTGACCAACGGAACGGCCGTCCTCGGGCTGGGAGACATCGGCCCGGCTGCCGGCAAGCCTGTGATGGAAGGAAAGGCTGTTCTCTTCAAGCGATTCGCCGGGATCGACGTCTTCGACCTCGAGCTCTCGGTAACCGACGTCGACGAGTTCGTCGCTCTCGTCAGGCATCTCGAGCCGACCTTCGGCGGCATCAACCTCGAGGACATCGGCGCGCCCGAGTGCTTCGAGATCGAGCGCCGCCTGCAGGCCGAAATGAACATCCCCGTCTTCCACGACGACCAGCACGGGACGGCGATCATCTCCGCCGCTGCACTCCTCAATGCGCTCGAAGTCGCCGGCAAGAAAATCGAGGACGTTCGGATCGTGTCAACCGGCGCGGGCGCGGCCGGAATCGCCTGCATCCGCCTGTACCAGGAGTTCGGCCTGAAACGGGAGAACGTCATCCTCGTCGACAGTACCGGCGTGATTTACCAGGGGCGCGAGAAAGGGATGAACGAGTACAAACAGGAGTTCGCGGCGAAGACCGACGCCCGAACCCTCGAAGATGCCATGAAGGGCGCCGACGTCTTTCTCGGCCTATCCATCGGCGGAATCGTGACACAGGACATGGTGCGATCGATGGCGGACAACCCGATCGTATTCGCGCTCGCCAATCCGGATCCCGAGATCACCTACGAAGAGGCGACCGAGGCCCGGCCAGACGTGATCATGGCAACGGGACGTTCCGACTATCCGAATCAGGTCAACAACGTTCTCGGGTTCCCGTTCATCTTCAGAGGAGCGCTCGACTGCCGTGCTACGGCCGTCAACGAGCCGATGAAACGCGCCGCGGCAAAGGCGCTTGCGGATCTCGCGCGCGAGGACGTGCCGGATTCGGTTCTGCGCGCTTACTCGGTCGACCGCATGCAGTTCGGACGCGAATACCTCATTCCGAAGCCCTTCGACTATCGCGTGCTGCTCTGGGTCTCCCCCGCCGTGGCGAAGGCCGCCGCGGAGAGCGGCGTGGCCGGAAGGCCGATCGAGGACTACGAGCAGTACGTACGTCAGCTCGAGCGATTCCTCGGCCGTTCCCGGCAGATCATGAACACCGTCTTCGACCGGGCCCGGACCGGCGACAGGAAACGAATCGTCCTGCCGGAGGGAGACGACGAGAAAATCGTCCGCGCTGCAAAGATCCTGATCGAGGAGGAAATCGCCTCCCCCGTACTTCTCGGCAGACGCGACATCGTCGAGCGCCACATCAAAGACCTCGAGATCGATTCCTCGGCCGTCGAGATCATCGACGTTCGCGATACCGACAAATCCGAGCGTTACGCCAAACGCCTCCATCAGCTCAGGCGTCGCTACGGTGTGACGCTCGCCGACGCCCGGAAGCTCGCTCGGAGCCGCAACTACTTCGCGATGCTCATGCTGGACCTGGGAGACGCCGACGGCGTCATCTCCGGGTTGCGCGCCTATTACCCCGAAACGATCCGCCCCGCCCTCCAGATCCTGAAGACCGCCGGGGGAGTCAAACGCGTGTCGGGTGCCTACCTTCTGCTGTTCGACAACCGCGAGCTGATCCTCGCCGACACGACCGTCAACATCGATCCGACGGCCGAGGAGCTCGCGGAGATCGCGCGGCTGAGCGCAAAAACCGCTCGCAGATTCGGGATCGAGCCGCGCGTCGGGATGCTTTCGTTCTCGAACTTCGGCTCGACTCCGCACCCGAGTCAGGCAAAGGTGAGGCGCGCGGTCGAGATTCTCCACGCGACTGATCCCGATCTCGTGGTCGACGGCGAGATGCAGGCGGATACCGCGGTCGTCTCTTCGATCGCCGAGGCCGACTACCCTTGGAGCGTCATTCAGGGGGACGCGAACGTCCTCATCTGTCCCGACCTGCAATCGGCCAACATCGCCTACAAGCTGCTCTGGCGGATCGCGGGCGCGGAAGCGATCGGTCCGATTCTGCAGGGACTTGCGAAGCCCGTCCACGTGCTCCAGCGGGGCGTCGACGTTTCCGACATCGTCAACATGGCGGCAATCGCCGCGCTCGACGCTCAGGACTGGTAG
- a CDS encoding PAS domain-containing protein, with product MSLRRRFILYLVLIHLFFGLVAVLLLADNRLLLIGVEIVFVLSLILGYRLISSLFVPLELISTGAELLAEGDFASQFRDIGQPEMDALIAVYNRMIESLREERLRVEETNLLLGRIIDASPSGIIILDFDDRIRRINPAAESIFDDRSVSLAGRRLDEIGHPLAGILAKLDRDESTIVSLDSGRRFRCRRAEYMDRGFSRAFFVVDELTEELRTTEKSAYEKLIRMISHEVANSVGAVRSLLESSLHYRRQISAADRTDYENAIEVSRSRLENLNRFVNAFADIVRLPAPELRPVSLVELMQDLAVLVRPDLKARNVRITVDVSEDPGTIDMDKNQIEQVLLNVLRNAAESIGRDGSIGMRIDRGAHGPELRILDSGPGISDEIEGDLFRPFCSTKRDGRGLGLTLAREILSSHGFDFSLRNREGTGAEFTIRF from the coding sequence ATGAGCCTTCGCCGGAGGTTCATCCTCTATCTGGTCCTCATCCACCTCTTCTTCGGCCTCGTTGCGGTTCTGCTCCTCGCCGACAATCGCCTGCTTCTCATCGGCGTCGAGATCGTCTTCGTGCTGTCGCTCATTCTCGGCTACCGGTTGATCAGCTCCCTCTTCGTACCGCTCGAATTGATCTCGACTGGTGCAGAGCTCCTCGCGGAGGGGGATTTCGCATCCCAGTTTCGAGATATCGGGCAGCCGGAGATGGATGCGCTGATCGCGGTCTACAACCGCATGATTGAATCGCTGCGGGAGGAACGGCTTCGTGTCGAAGAGACCAACCTCCTGCTCGGTCGAATCATCGATGCATCACCCTCCGGAATCATCATTCTCGATTTCGACGATCGGATTCGCCGGATCAATCCCGCGGCAGAGTCGATCTTCGACGATCGCAGTGTTTCACTCGCGGGCCGCCGGCTCGATGAGATTGGCCATCCACTGGCCGGCATTCTCGCGAAGCTCGATCGCGATGAGTCGACGATTGTTTCTCTCGACAGCGGAAGGCGGTTCCGCTGCCGCCGTGCCGAGTACATGGACCGGGGCTTTTCCAGAGCCTTTTTCGTCGTCGACGAGCTGACCGAAGAGCTTCGGACGACCGAAAAGTCCGCATACGAGAAGCTCATCAGGATGATCTCGCACGAGGTCGCCAACTCGGTGGGAGCGGTTCGGTCGCTGCTCGAATCGTCGCTTCACTATCGCCGGCAGATCTCGGCAGCAGACCGGACCGATTACGAGAACGCGATCGAGGTTTCCCGCTCGAGGCTCGAGAATCTGAACCGGTTCGTCAATGCGTTCGCGGACATCGTCAGATTGCCCGCACCCGAGCTCCGGCCGGTTTCGCTCGTCGAGCTGATGCAGGATCTGGCGGTGCTGGTGAGGCCCGACCTCAAGGCGCGCAACGTCCGGATCACGGTCGACGTGTCAGAGGATCCCGGCACGATCGACATGGACAAGAACCAGATCGAGCAGGTGCTGCTGAACGTCCTGAGAAATGCCGCCGAATCGATCGGACGGGACGGATCGATCGGGATGCGGATCGATCGAGGCGCCCATGGGCCCGAGCTGCGAATCCTCGACAGTGGACCGGGGATCTCCGACGAGATCGAGGGGGATCTCTTCCGTCCTTTCTGCAGCACCAAACGCGATGGGCGCGGGCTCGGGCTGACTCTGGCCCGCGAGATCCTTTCGAGCCACGGGTTCGACTTCAGCCTCCGAAACCGCGAGGGAACGGGAGCCGAGTTCACGATCCGTTTCTGA
- a CDS encoding ABC transporter permease, which translates to MIRHMLKLVWKRKKLNALIMVEIFISFLVLFAVLTMSFHLLQNYHRPLGFEWRNVWNVAIDVKQTSDDNWSADTSTKFATLLHEIEQVPEVAMAAGVLHPPYSFGSTTGSIEIDGRSFEIEVNEVTDDFVAVMKLRLLEGRFFGPEDDAHQTEPVIIDGDLARDAFGESSPVGKTFVFWGGREVRIVGVVEDFRSRGELSSPGNFLFRRVRLGDAATRPPRNIAVRFDAPVEASFEEELITRLQSIAPEWSFTIRPLSAMRDASYRLALAPIMIGAVIAGFMILMVALGLIGVLWQNITRRTDELGLRRAVGATSGRIYRQIIFETLIITTFGVMAGILIIVQVPDTLAPSDSPLPELVAMFRGVRSIGMAASIATIYILAIVCSLYPSWLASRIQPAAAMQYE; encoded by the coding sequence ATGATCCGTCACATGCTCAAACTCGTCTGGAAACGAAAGAAACTCAATGCCCTGATCATGGTCGAGATCTTCATCTCGTTTCTCGTGCTTTTCGCAGTGCTCACGATGTCTTTTCACCTTCTGCAGAATTACCATCGGCCTCTCGGGTTCGAATGGCGGAATGTCTGGAACGTCGCGATCGACGTCAAACAGACATCCGACGACAACTGGTCCGCCGACACCTCCACGAAATTCGCCACCCTGCTCCACGAAATCGAGCAGGTTCCCGAGGTCGCGATGGCAGCCGGGGTTCTTCATCCGCCCTACTCTTTCGGTAGCACCACCGGAAGCATCGAGATCGACGGTCGCAGCTTCGAGATCGAGGTCAACGAAGTCACCGACGACTTCGTGGCCGTGATGAAGCTCCGTCTGCTCGAGGGGCGTTTCTTCGGCCCGGAGGATGATGCTCACCAAACCGAGCCGGTAATCATCGACGGAGATCTCGCACGAGACGCATTCGGCGAGTCGTCCCCCGTCGGAAAGACCTTCGTGTTCTGGGGGGGACGGGAGGTCCGCATCGTCGGCGTCGTCGAGGACTTCCGGAGCAGGGGCGAGCTCTCCTCGCCGGGAAACTTTCTTTTCCGCCGGGTCAGGCTCGGAGACGCCGCCACACGCCCGCCTCGAAACATCGCCGTTCGATTCGATGCGCCCGTGGAAGCCTCATTCGAAGAGGAGCTGATCACCAGGCTTCAGAGCATCGCGCCGGAATGGTCGTTCACGATCCGGCCGCTGTCGGCGATGAGAGACGCTTCATACCGACTTGCGCTCGCGCCGATCATGATCGGAGCGGTCATCGCAGGCTTTATGATTCTGATGGTCGCTCTCGGCCTGATCGGCGTTCTCTGGCAGAACATCACCCGCCGCACCGACGAGCTCGGGCTGAGGCGAGCCGTCGGCGCTACCTCAGGAAGGATCTACCGACAGATCATCTTCGAGACCCTGATCATCACCACCTTCGGGGTGATGGCCGGCATCCTGATCATCGTTCAGGTGCCGGACACGCTCGCTCCGTCTGACTCCCCGCTCCCGGAGCTGGTCGCGATGTTCCGCGGAGTCCGATCCATAGGCATGGCCGCATCGATCGCGACAATCTACATTCTCGCGATCGTCTGCAGCCTCTATCCGAGCTGGCTGGCTTCGCGAATTCAACCCGCCGCCGCAATGCAGTACGAGTAG
- a CDS encoding putative metal-dependent hydrolase: protein MNTLPDPRYPIGQFEHDGVITTEQTSLWIDQIEELPSRMRAAVEQLDENQLDVRYRDGGWTLRQVAHHVPDSHLNAYVRFKWALTEDEPTIKPYDESLWAELADYRLVPVEVSLAFLESLHVKLVALLRALSSDDLTCRYIHPEAGMLDLARTIGIYAWHGRHHLAHITTTAQREGW from the coding sequence ATGAACACTCTTCCCGATCCCCGCTATCCGATCGGCCAATTCGAGCACGACGGCGTCATCACGACCGAACAGACGTCGCTGTGGATCGATCAGATCGAAGAGCTCCCTTCGCGCATGCGCGCCGCGGTCGAGCAACTCGACGAGAACCAGCTCGACGTCCGATACCGCGACGGCGGATGGACTCTCCGGCAGGTCGCCCACCATGTTCCCGACAGCCATCTCAATGCCTACGTCCGGTTCAAGTGGGCGCTCACCGAGGACGAACCGACGATCAAGCCCTATGACGAGAGCCTCTGGGCCGAGCTGGCCGATTACCGGCTCGTGCCGGTGGAAGTCAGCCTCGCCTTTCTGGAGAGTCTTCACGTGAAATTGGTGGCTCTTCTCCGCGCGCTCTCCTCCGATGATCTCACCTGTCGCTACATCCATCCCGAGGCGGGGATGCTCGATCTCGCCAGGACGATCGGCATTTACGCGTGGCACGGCCGGCACCATCTCGCGCACATCACGACCACAGCCCAGCGTGAAGGCTGGTGA